From Syngnathus scovelli strain Florida chromosome 14, RoL_Ssco_1.2, whole genome shotgun sequence, one genomic window encodes:
- the lrit3b gene encoding leucine-rich repeat, immunoglobulin-like domain and transmembrane domain-containing protein 3b isoform X2: MVGWDPSFKKEQRWRLLIFSRRLCITQRGTPGHGTARHGTARHGTARHGTPRHVTPRHATPRRVCLRPNVTALFLYVRSVQCSDSGISAVPPDIPADTVKLRLEKTLISRVPRAAFFNLSELLFLWLTYNSISSIHPSSFVNLRALRELRLDGNLLSAFPWEGLRDMPGLQTLGLHNNRIASLPSHAAVFLPNITYLDLSSNRLTTLSAQMLDLWFPLLGQRGKSVPRRILGLHDNPWLCDCQISLMVSLSMSPGSPVVLMDQLLTCSASLGAPSGIPLSKAQLPRCSRPSVRPAAARVVSLLGSHVILRCDATGYPTPTLTWLKTSNFQAGCCRRDVAEDIRAMPSNLKSSMQGSPRAGVRWSIISLDDLALKDAGEYRCRARNVAGISEAPVELKVVGAAQLSRPPRKKSRKTPPEPEPKRASDGPKFKANQSASLRPRLKDKPFPRAATPKNHTQTFAVIVSQSVPVYRKGRKAIFKKRTQKTNPRRSDLTIQHLLCSMPKPKV; this comes from the exons ATGGTTGGATGGGACCCGAGCTTTAAAAAGGAACAGAGATGGAGGTTGCTAATATTTAGCAGGAGGCTATGTATTACGCAGAGAGGGACGCCAggccacggcacggcacggcacggcacggcacggcacggcacggcacggcacggcacgccacgtcacgtcacgccacgccacgccacgccacgccgcgTCTGCTTACGTCCCAATGTAACGGCTTTGTTTTTGTACGTCAGGTCGGTGCAATGCAGCGACTCGGGAATCTCAGCCGTACCTCCGGATATCCCCGCTGACACGGTGAAACTTCGTCTGGAAAAGACCTTGATTAGCAGGGTGCCCAGAGCGGCTTTCTTCAACCTGTCAGAGCTGCTCTTCTTGTGGCTCACCTACAACTCCATCAGCAGCATCCACCCCAGCAGCTTTGTTAACCTGAGAGCCCTGAGGGAGCTGCGTCTGGATGGCAATCTCCTCAGCGCCTTCCCTTGGGAGGGCCTGAGGGACATGCCTGGCCTTCAGACTCTGGGTCTTCACAATAACCGAATAGCCAGCCTTCCGTCTCACGCTGCCGTCTTTCTTCCCAATATCACCTACCTGGACCTATCCAGTAACAG GCTGACGACGTTATCGGCCCAAATGTTGGACCTTTGGTTCCCGCTTCTGGGCCAACGAGGGAAATCGGTGCCGAGACGGATTTTGG GTCTTCATGACAATCCGTGGTTGTGCGACTGCCAGATCTCCCTGATGGTGTCATTGTCAATGTCCCCGGGGAGCCCCGTGGTTCTCATGGACCAGCTGCTCACGTGCAGCGCATCTCTGGGCGCTCCGTCCGGGATCCCGCTGTCCAAAGCCCAGCTGCCCCGCTGTAGCAGACCCTCCGTCCGGCCCGCAGCCGCTCGAGTGGTATCGCTGCTGGGAAGCCACGTGATTCTCCGCTGCGACGCTACCGGCTACCCCACGCCGACTTTGACGTGGCTCAAAACTTCCAACTTCCAAGCCG GTTGCTGTCGACGGGACGTCGCAGAGGACATCCGAGCAATGCCCAGCAATTTGAAAAGTT CCATGCAGGGATCCCCTCGAGCCGGCGTGCGCTGGTCAATCATCAGCTTGGACGACTTGGCCCTCAAGGATGCCGGCGAGTATCGCTGCCGAGCTCGCAACGTGGCGGGAATCTCGGAAGCTCCGGTTGAGCTGAAGGTGGTGGGAGCCGCGCAACTCTCCCGACCCCCGAGGAAGAAGTCCCGGAAGACTCCGCCCGAGCCCGAGCCCAAGCGGGCATCGGACGGCCCAAAGTTCAAAGCGAATCAAAGTGCGTCTCTCCGGCCCAGGCTGAAAGACAAGCCGTTCCCCCGAGCAGCTACTCCAAAGAACCACACGCAGACATTTGCCGTCATTGTGTCCCAATCGGTTCCCGTTTACCGCAAAGGGCGCAAAGCAATCTTCAAGAAAAGGACCCAAAAAACAAACCCACGTCGATCGGACCTGACAATTCAACATTTACTATGTTCCATGCCAAAGCCAAAAGTATGA
- the lrit3b gene encoding leucine-rich repeat, immunoglobulin-like domain and transmembrane domain-containing protein 3b isoform X1 produces the protein MVGWDPSFKKEQRWRLLIFSRRLCITQRGTPGHGTARHGTARHGTARHGTPRHVTPRHATPRRVCLRPNVTALFLYVRSVQCSDSGISAVPPDIPADTVKLRLEKTLISRVPRAAFFNLSELLFLWLTYNSISSIHPSSFVNLRALRELRLDGNLLSAFPWEGLRDMPGLQTLGLHNNRIASLPSHAAVFLPNITYLDLSSNRWEQTPLPRQTAFTLSSIRFAPLCRLTTLSAQMLDLWFPLLGQRGKSVPRRILGLHDNPWLCDCQISLMVSLSMSPGSPVVLMDQLLTCSASLGAPSGIPLSKAQLPRCSRPSVRPAAARVVSLLGSHVILRCDATGYPTPTLTWLKTSNFQAGCCRRDVAEDIRAMPSNLKSSMQGSPRAGVRWSIISLDDLALKDAGEYRCRARNVAGISEAPVELKVVGAAQLSRPPRKKSRKTPPEPEPKRASDGPKFKANQSASLRPRLKDKPFPRAATPKNHTQTFAVIVSQSVPVYRKGRKAIFKKRTQKTNPRRSDLTIQHLLCSMPKPKV, from the exons ATGGTTGGATGGGACCCGAGCTTTAAAAAGGAACAGAGATGGAGGTTGCTAATATTTAGCAGGAGGCTATGTATTACGCAGAGAGGGACGCCAggccacggcacggcacggcacggcacggcacggcacggcacggcacggcacggcacgccacgtcacgtcacgccacgccacgccacgccacgccgcgTCTGCTTACGTCCCAATGTAACGGCTTTGTTTTTGTACGTCAGGTCGGTGCAATGCAGCGACTCGGGAATCTCAGCCGTACCTCCGGATATCCCCGCTGACACGGTGAAACTTCGTCTGGAAAAGACCTTGATTAGCAGGGTGCCCAGAGCGGCTTTCTTCAACCTGTCAGAGCTGCTCTTCTTGTGGCTCACCTACAACTCCATCAGCAGCATCCACCCCAGCAGCTTTGTTAACCTGAGAGCCCTGAGGGAGCTGCGTCTGGATGGCAATCTCCTCAGCGCCTTCCCTTGGGAGGGCCTGAGGGACATGCCTGGCCTTCAGACTCTGGGTCTTCACAATAACCGAATAGCCAGCCTTCCGTCTCACGCTGCCGTCTTTCTTCCCAATATCACCTACCTGGACCTATCCAGTAACAGGTGGGAGCAGACGCCGCTCCCTCGGCAAACCGCTTTTACTCTTAGCTCCATCCGCTTTGCTCCTCTTTGCAGGCTGACGACGTTATCGGCCCAAATGTTGGACCTTTGGTTCCCGCTTCTGGGCCAACGAGGGAAATCGGTGCCGAGACGGATTTTGG GTCTTCATGACAATCCGTGGTTGTGCGACTGCCAGATCTCCCTGATGGTGTCATTGTCAATGTCCCCGGGGAGCCCCGTGGTTCTCATGGACCAGCTGCTCACGTGCAGCGCATCTCTGGGCGCTCCGTCCGGGATCCCGCTGTCCAAAGCCCAGCTGCCCCGCTGTAGCAGACCCTCCGTCCGGCCCGCAGCCGCTCGAGTGGTATCGCTGCTGGGAAGCCACGTGATTCTCCGCTGCGACGCTACCGGCTACCCCACGCCGACTTTGACGTGGCTCAAAACTTCCAACTTCCAAGCCG GTTGCTGTCGACGGGACGTCGCAGAGGACATCCGAGCAATGCCCAGCAATTTGAAAAGTT CCATGCAGGGATCCCCTCGAGCCGGCGTGCGCTGGTCAATCATCAGCTTGGACGACTTGGCCCTCAAGGATGCCGGCGAGTATCGCTGCCGAGCTCGCAACGTGGCGGGAATCTCGGAAGCTCCGGTTGAGCTGAAGGTGGTGGGAGCCGCGCAACTCTCCCGACCCCCGAGGAAGAAGTCCCGGAAGACTCCGCCCGAGCCCGAGCCCAAGCGGGCATCGGACGGCCCAAAGTTCAAAGCGAATCAAAGTGCGTCTCTCCGGCCCAGGCTGAAAGACAAGCCGTTCCCCCGAGCAGCTACTCCAAAGAACCACACGCAGACATTTGCCGTCATTGTGTCCCAATCGGTTCCCGTTTACCGCAAAGGGCGCAAAGCAATCTTCAAGAAAAGGACCCAAAAAACAAACCCACGTCGATCGGACCTGACAATTCAACATTTACTATGTTCCATGCCAAAGCCAAAAGTATGA
- the lrit3b gene encoding leucine-rich repeat, immunoglobulin-like domain and transmembrane domain-containing protein 3b isoform X3: MYLLLFLHVLLYRLSALDSCPLLCACVYGTREKADLRSVQCSDSGISAVPPDIPADTVKLRLEKTLISRVPRAAFFNLSELLFLWLTYNSISSIHPSSFVNLRALRELRLDGNLLSAFPWEGLRDMPGLQTLGLHNNRIASLPSHAAVFLPNITYLDLSSNRWEQTPLPRQTAFTLSSIRFAPLCRLTTLSAQMLDLWFPLLGQRGKSVPRRILGLHDNPWLCDCQISLMVSLSMSPGSPVVLMDQLLTCSASLGAPSGIPLSKAQLPRCSRPSVRPAAARVVSLLGSHVILRCDATGYPTPTLTWLKTSNFQAGCCRRDVAEDIRAMPSNLKSSMQGSPRAGVRWSIISLDDLALKDAGEYRCRARNVAGISEAPVELKVVGAAQLSRPPRKKSRKTPPEPEPKRASDGPKFKANQSASLRPRLKDKPFPRAATPKNHTQTFAVIVSQSVPVYRKGRKAIFKKRTQKTNPRRSDLTIQHLLCSMPKPKV, from the exons ATGTATTTGCTGCTTTTCCTTCACGTCCTGCTATATCGTTTGTCGGCGCTCGACTCCTGCCCACTTTTATGTGCCTGCGTTTATGGGACCAGAGAAAAAGCAGACCTCAG GTCGGTGCAATGCAGCGACTCGGGAATCTCAGCCGTACCTCCGGATATCCCCGCTGACACGGTGAAACTTCGTCTGGAAAAGACCTTGATTAGCAGGGTGCCCAGAGCGGCTTTCTTCAACCTGTCAGAGCTGCTCTTCTTGTGGCTCACCTACAACTCCATCAGCAGCATCCACCCCAGCAGCTTTGTTAACCTGAGAGCCCTGAGGGAGCTGCGTCTGGATGGCAATCTCCTCAGCGCCTTCCCTTGGGAGGGCCTGAGGGACATGCCTGGCCTTCAGACTCTGGGTCTTCACAATAACCGAATAGCCAGCCTTCCGTCTCACGCTGCCGTCTTTCTTCCCAATATCACCTACCTGGACCTATCCAGTAACAGGTGGGAGCAGACGCCGCTCCCTCGGCAAACCGCTTTTACTCTTAGCTCCATCCGCTTTGCTCCTCTTTGCAGGCTGACGACGTTATCGGCCCAAATGTTGGACCTTTGGTTCCCGCTTCTGGGCCAACGAGGGAAATCGGTGCCGAGACGGATTTTGG GTCTTCATGACAATCCGTGGTTGTGCGACTGCCAGATCTCCCTGATGGTGTCATTGTCAATGTCCCCGGGGAGCCCCGTGGTTCTCATGGACCAGCTGCTCACGTGCAGCGCATCTCTGGGCGCTCCGTCCGGGATCCCGCTGTCCAAAGCCCAGCTGCCCCGCTGTAGCAGACCCTCCGTCCGGCCCGCAGCCGCTCGAGTGGTATCGCTGCTGGGAAGCCACGTGATTCTCCGCTGCGACGCTACCGGCTACCCCACGCCGACTTTGACGTGGCTCAAAACTTCCAACTTCCAAGCCG GTTGCTGTCGACGGGACGTCGCAGAGGACATCCGAGCAATGCCCAGCAATTTGAAAAGTT CCATGCAGGGATCCCCTCGAGCCGGCGTGCGCTGGTCAATCATCAGCTTGGACGACTTGGCCCTCAAGGATGCCGGCGAGTATCGCTGCCGAGCTCGCAACGTGGCGGGAATCTCGGAAGCTCCGGTTGAGCTGAAGGTGGTGGGAGCCGCGCAACTCTCCCGACCCCCGAGGAAGAAGTCCCGGAAGACTCCGCCCGAGCCCGAGCCCAAGCGGGCATCGGACGGCCCAAAGTTCAAAGCGAATCAAAGTGCGTCTCTCCGGCCCAGGCTGAAAGACAAGCCGTTCCCCCGAGCAGCTACTCCAAAGAACCACACGCAGACATTTGCCGTCATTGTGTCCCAATCGGTTCCCGTTTACCGCAAAGGGCGCAAAGCAATCTTCAAGAAAAGGACCCAAAAAACAAACCCACGTCGATCGGACCTGACAATTCAACATTTACTATGTTCCATGCCAAAGCCAAAAGTATGA
- the jkamp gene encoding JNK1/MAPK8-associated membrane protein isoform X1, producing the protein MLGVAMSATCPGLYCGRIMFNGSVERDCGVCPRGERANHQKVCERCTESPQLYDWLYLGFMGMLPLVLHWFFIEWYSGKKSSSALLQHVTALLECSASAVLTLLVTEPIGTLGINSCRVQMLSDWYTMLYNPSPDYINTLHCTQEAVYPLYTIVLIYYAFCLVLMMMLRPLLVKKIACGLGKSDRFKSIYAALYFFPILTVLQAVGGGLLYYAFPYMILVLSLVTLAVYMSASEIQSFKNLVAKKKRLVVLFSHWLLHAYGIISISRLDKLEQDLPLLALVPGPALFYIATAKFTEPSRILSEGGNGH; encoded by the exons ATGTTGG GTGTGGCCATGAGCGCAACGTGTCCAGGACTGTACTGTGGCAGAATAATGTTCAATGGGTCGGTGGAAAGAGACTGTGGT GTTTGCCCTCGTGGAGAGCGGGCCAACCACCAAAAAGTGTGTGAACGTTGCACTGAGTCGCCTCAACTTTATGATTGGCTCTATCTGGGCTTTATGGGCATGCTACCTCTCGTCCTTCACTGGTTCTTCATTGAGTGGTATTCCGGTAAGAAGAG TTCCAGTGCTCTGCTGCAGCACGTCACAGCCTTGTTGGAGTGCAGCGCGTCTGCCGTGCTCACGTTGTTGGTCACGGAGCCCATAGGGACGCTCGGTATCAACTCGTGTCGAGTCCAGATGCTGTCGGACTGGTACACCATGCTGTATAATCCCAGCCCCGACTACATCAACACGTTGCACTGCACCCAGGAGGCCGTCTACCCACT ATACACCATTGTTTTAATCTATTACGCCTTCTGCTTGGtgctgatgatgatgctgcGCCCCCTGTTGGTGAAAAAGATAGCGTGCGGTTTGGGCAAATCGGATCGATTTAAGAGCATCTACGCTGCTCTGTACTTCTTCCCCATCCTCACTGTGCTTCAGGCAGTGGGTGGGGGATTGCTCT ACTACGCATTTCCCTACATGATACTTGTCCTGTCTCTCGTCACTTTGGCCGTGTACATGTCTGCTTCTGAGATACAG TCTTTTAAGAACCTGGTTGCTAAGAAGAAGCGCTTGGTTGTCCTGTTCAGTCACTGGCTGCTCCACGCATATGGCATCATCTCCATCTCACGGCTGGACAAGCTGGAGCAGGACCTGCCGCTGTTGGCCCTGGTGCCCGGGCCCGCTTTGTTCTACATCGCTACGGCTAAGTTCACGGAGCCCAGCCGCATTCTGTCGGAGGGAGGCAATGGACACTGA
- the jkamp gene encoding JNK1/MAPK8-associated membrane protein isoform X2: protein MGMLPLVLHWFFIEWYSGKKSSSALLQHVTALLECSASAVLTLLVTEPIGTLGINSCRVQMLSDWYTMLYNPSPDYINTLHCTQEAVYPLYTIVLIYYAFCLVLMMMLRPLLVKKIACGLGKSDRFKSIYAALYFFPILTVLQAVGGGLLYYAFPYMILVLSLVTLAVYMSASEIQSFKNLVAKKKRLVVLFSHWLLHAYGIISISRLDKLEQDLPLLALVPGPALFYIATAKFTEPSRILSEGGNGH, encoded by the exons ATGGGCATGCTACCTCTCGTCCTTCACTGGTTCTTCATTGAGTGGTATTCCGGTAAGAAGAG TTCCAGTGCTCTGCTGCAGCACGTCACAGCCTTGTTGGAGTGCAGCGCGTCTGCCGTGCTCACGTTGTTGGTCACGGAGCCCATAGGGACGCTCGGTATCAACTCGTGTCGAGTCCAGATGCTGTCGGACTGGTACACCATGCTGTATAATCCCAGCCCCGACTACATCAACACGTTGCACTGCACCCAGGAGGCCGTCTACCCACT ATACACCATTGTTTTAATCTATTACGCCTTCTGCTTGGtgctgatgatgatgctgcGCCCCCTGTTGGTGAAAAAGATAGCGTGCGGTTTGGGCAAATCGGATCGATTTAAGAGCATCTACGCTGCTCTGTACTTCTTCCCCATCCTCACTGTGCTTCAGGCAGTGGGTGGGGGATTGCTCT ACTACGCATTTCCCTACATGATACTTGTCCTGTCTCTCGTCACTTTGGCCGTGTACATGTCTGCTTCTGAGATACAG TCTTTTAAGAACCTGGTTGCTAAGAAGAAGCGCTTGGTTGTCCTGTTCAGTCACTGGCTGCTCCACGCATATGGCATCATCTCCATCTCACGGCTGGACAAGCTGGAGCAGGACCTGCCGCTGTTGGCCCTGGTGCCCGGGCCCGCTTTGTTCTACATCGCTACGGCTAAGTTCACGGAGCCCAGCCGCATTCTGTCGGAGGGAGGCAATGGACACTGA
- the LOC125981196 gene encoding G-protein coupled receptor 135 translates to MEPAPWASSGSSSSSSTAAAAAATTDMGVFSTTSTRVSRLVYAVSSYLATTASEEATVRSSEENVQGTHEAAPVANAAEANAHTAVLMGILVAAQALVLLFIFLLSSLGNFAVLIVIVKHRQLRTVTNAFIMSLSLSDFLAAVLCLPFSFVMLFSKDGGVWMFGEGFCVANGFFNTCFGIVSTLTMTLISFDRYYAIVRQPRAKMGRRIAAKLLIGVWLAAIVFSLPWYVFAPKSRRVHREGFPHCTYVFHSGTSRLGTAYSVSLITVCFLLPFALMCFCHYKICKTVRLSEIRVRPVTTYSYLLRFYSEMRTATTVLIMIVLIIFCWGPYCLMGLISALGDYTFNPVMDTLAIWLAWTNGAVNPLIYALRNPNIAMLLGRSREDGYRSRHIAAYLSSRIQKREMGLNRVERIRDHRYVVSRVGVHHKNRSSSSSSSRLSSSSPGKEPRGESAMWACKNRAVFFCRDTKSESTTLPNFVSAPIMTTADTSL, encoded by the exons ATGGAACCGGCTCCGTGGGCAAGcagtggcagcagcagcagcagcagcaccgccgccgccgccgccgccaccactgaCATGGGCGTTTTCAGCACCACAAGTACCCGCGTATCAAG GCTCGTTTACGCAGTGAGCAGTTACCTGGCGACCACCGCCTCAGAGGAGGCAACCGTACGGAGCAGCGAAGAAAATGTCCAAGGAACCCACGAGGCAGCACCAGTAGCGAATGCTGCCGAGGCCAACGCGCACACAGCGGTCCTGATGGGCATTTTGGTGGCCGCTCAGGCCCTGGTtctcctcttcatcttcctcctctccaGTCTGGGCAACTTTGCGGTCCTGATTGTCATCGTCAAGCACCGGCAGCTGCGGACGGTTACCAACGCCTTCATCATGTCTCTGTCGCTGTCCGACTTCCTGGCGGCCGTCCTCTGCCTGCCCTTCTCCTTTGTCATGCTCTTCAGTAAGGACGGCGGCGTCTGGATGTTTGGAGAAGGTTTCTGCGTGGCTAATGGCTTTTTCAACACCTGCTTTGGAATCGTCTCCACCCTGACTATGACTTTGATCTCCTTTGACCGCTACTACGCCATCGTCAGACAGCCGCGTGCTAAGATGGGGCGGCGGATAGCCGCAAAGTTGCTGATAGGCGTGTGGCTGGCAGCCATCGTTTTCTCTCTTCCGTGGTACGTCTTTGCGCCAAAGTCAAGGCGAGTCCACCGGGAAGGTTTCCCCCACTGTACGTACGTTTTCCATTCGGGGACCTCGCGTCTGGGCACGGCCTATAGCGTTTCGCTCATCACCGTGTGCTTTTTACTGCCGTTTGCCCTCATGTGTTTCTGCCATTACAAGATCTGCAAGACGGTCCGTCTCTCTGAAATCCGCGTGCGACCGGTCACCACCTATTCGTACTTGCTCCGATTCTACAGCGAGATGCGCACCGCCACCACCGTTCTCATTATGATTGTTTTGATCATTTTCTGCTGGGGTCCCTATTGTCTGATGGGCTTGATCAGCGCATTAGGGGACTACACATTCAACCCGGTGATGGACACGCTGGCCATCTGGCTGGCCTGGACAAACGGAGCCGTCAACCCGCTGATCTATGCCTTGAGAAACCCCAATATAGCCATGTTGCTGGGACGGAGTCGAGAAGACGGCTATCGGAGCCGACACATAGCCGCGTACTTGTCCAGCCGCATCCAGAAGCGAGAGATGGGACTCAACCGAGTGGAAAGGATAAGGGATCATCGCTATGTAGTAAGTCGGGTGGGAGTTCATCATAAGaacaggagcagcagcagcagcagcagcagactcTCGAGTTCAAGTCCAGGAAAAGAACCCAGGGGAGAGAGTGCAATGTGGGCCTGTAAGAACCGTGCCGTGTTTTTCTGCAGGGATACCAAGTCAGAAAGCACAACACTCCCCAACTTTGTCAGTGCCCCAATTATGACCACAGCTGACACAAGCCTATGA